The following proteins are encoded in a genomic region of Cuculus canorus isolate bCucCan1 chromosome 21, bCucCan1.pri, whole genome shotgun sequence:
- the LACTBL1 gene encoding putative beta-lactamase-like 1 isoform X4 → MDGLQLRVDVMLRQKIHSSGLPAMSAIVIYNDTVLWTGNFGKKNGSDPSSLVPNEYTIYRIASVSKIFPTIMLYKMWEEGKVMSLDDPLERYAQNFVIKNPLGRLKESEQRYTADGMIFSEKGSVPMKPSPVTLRRMASQLSGLPRRLRSTSLLWKGNTQDALALLKDDILVADPGTRCHYSNLAFSLMAHVLANHAAEGQYQRWISENVLDRLGMEDTGFDITPPIRSQMAVGFYSSQQPAPLYDLGWYRPSGQMYSTAADLAKLAMVFLGTYHRRLLEPDTVKTMLTPLFKCSTEYFANKTGTPWEINEQLGYDVIRKDGDLDGYSATFSLIPKLRLSFIVLMAGPRPQGGDIVTQTYEYLIPAMETAFREADKSLIPPPSPSPYVGYYTYSNLTFYEIKVGPGGVLVMQQFGPHVEELIPEKYRTIKLHHLEDRVFQVVFDKEFPCVLHLGSASISLETQNGQLFNFYPFDRKGLSPGFDAPGLNTYNVVRVLRKPVFYT, encoded by the exons GTTGATGTGATGCTGCGCCAAAAGATTCACAGCTCTGGGCTCCCTGCCATGTCTGCCATTGTGATCTACAATGACACTGTTCTCTGGACAGGCAACTTTGGAAAGAAGAATGGTTCAGACCCCTCTTCATTGGTGCCCAACGAATACACTATTTACAG AATTGCCAGTGTCTCCAAGATCTTTCCCACCATTATGTTGTACAAGatgtgggaggaaggaaaagtgaTGTCTCTTGATGACCCACTGGAACGCTATGCCCAAAACTTTGTTATTAAGAACCCTCTGGGGAGGCTCAAGGAATCAGAGCAGAGATACACAGCAGATGGGatgattttttcagaaaaaggcTCAGTGCCAATGAAGCCATCGCCCGTTACCCTGCGCAGAATGGCCAGCCAGCTCTCAG GTCTGCCCAGGAGGCTGAGATCCACCTCCCTGCTGTGGAAGGGCAATACGCAAGATGCTCTAGCTCTCCTGAAAGATGATATCTTGGTTGCTGATCCAGGAACCAG GTGCCACTACAGCAATTTGGCCTTCTCACTGATGGCGCACGTGCTAGCCAACCACGCAGCTGAAGGACAATATCAGCGCTGGATCTCAGAGAACGTCTTGGACCGCTTGGGCATGGAGGATACTGGCTTTGACATCACACCACCGATCCGCTCCCAGATGGCTGTGGGTTTCtacagcagccagcagccagctcCTCTCTATGATCTTGGCTGGTACAGGCCTTCTGGCCAGATGTACTCCACAGCTGCTGACCTTGCCAAGCTGGCAATGGTCTTCTTGGGCACCTACCACCGTCGTCTCCTAGAGCCTGACACAGTGAAGACAATGCTAACCCCTCTGTTTAAGTGCTCCACTGAATACTTTGCTAACAAGACTGGTACACCCTGGGAGATTAACGAGCAATTGGGATATGATGTTATTAGGAAGGATGGAGACCTTGATGGCTATTCAGCTACCTTCTCTCTTATCCCCAAGCTCCGCCTGAGCTTCATTGTGCTAATGGCAGGGCCTAGGCCTCAGGGTGGAGATATTGTGACTCAGACGTATGAGTATCTTATTCCTGCCATGGAGACAGCATTCAGAGAGGCAGACAAAAGCTTGATTCCTCCTCCAAGTCCAAGCCCTTATGTTGGCTATTATACCTACTCCAACCTCACTTTCTATGAGATCAAAGTTGGACCTGGTGGGGTTCTGGTCATGCAGCAATTCGGGCCTCACGTGGAAGAGCTAATTCCTGAAAAGTACCGGACAATCAAGCTCCACCACCTGGAAGATCGTGTTTTCCAAGTTGTTTTTGACAAAGAGTTCCCGTgtgtcctgcacctgggctcTGCTTCCATCTCACTGGAGACCCAAAATGGGCAGCTCTTTAACTTTTATCCATTCGATCGCAAGGGTTTATCTCCTGGCTTTGATGCACCAGGGCTGAACACCTACAATGTGGTGCGTGTGCTTCGTAAACCTGTATTCTACACCTAA